The proteins below are encoded in one region of Oceanispirochaeta sp.:
- a CDS encoding DinB family protein gives MTVDERNRLIALYKEGPEKLRICLSTIPVEAFEYKPGPERWSIHEIVVHIIDSDLNSLMRFNGTIAEAGRELPVYNQELWVAKLFTPQKTVPLCLNLLEAFREYNGILLDSVKEGDWKNSVVHPERGVITLEKVLQMYTNHIHDHIKQIEKTHDTWQKQQRGEYVDPDRSLIYI, from the coding sequence ATGACAGTTGATGAAAGAAATAGACTTATTGCTTTATATAAAGAAGGTCCGGAAAAATTAAGGATTTGTTTAAGTACTATTCCTGTTGAAGCCTTCGAGTATAAACCGGGTCCTGAGCGTTGGAGCATTCATGAGATCGTTGTGCATATCATTGACTCTGATCTTAACTCACTCATGCGTTTTAACGGTACTATTGCCGAGGCTGGCCGCGAACTTCCTGTTTATAATCAGGAACTCTGGGTCGCAAAATTATTTACACCCCAGAAAACTGTTCCTCTTTGCCTGAACCTGCTTGAGGCTTTCAGAGAGTATAACGGGATACTCCTGGACTCTGTTAAAGAAGGGGACTGGAAGAACTCAGTTGTCCATCCTGAACGAGGGGTTATAACGTTGGAAAAGGTATTGCAAATGTATACAAATCATATCCATGATCATATAAAACAGATTGAAAAGACCCATGATACATGGCAGAAACAGCAAAGAGGTGAGTATGTCGATCCTGATAGATCTTTGATCTATATCTGA
- a CDS encoding TetR/AcrR family transcriptional regulator: MSPKEHKQMEQLIIESAEDLFMEKGSASTSTTEIAKKAGCNQTLVHYYFRTKEKLFQAIFERKIKAFLTVFEDIGNMDLPFEEKLKRIIDNHFELISVNSRLPFFILNEMTTNPSRIGILKEKFAPMATNVYSRLDSDMKKAIQEGKIRKMETLELFITILSLNISVFLLHPILKEVLDLKKEKFREYARKRKKQNIEIILNSLTPEKRGNYEKKVFTRIGIDDRSLPSCPDKPGRVPDKSSGALSLDTTVGADRKSPELLSGRSQYDVYAPFDPVG; the protein is encoded by the coding sequence ATGAGTCCAAAAGAACACAAACAGATGGAGCAGCTCATCATCGAATCGGCGGAAGATCTCTTCATGGAGAAAGGGTCCGCATCCACTTCAACCACTGAAATTGCTAAAAAAGCCGGCTGCAACCAGACACTGGTGCATTACTACTTCAGGACTAAAGAGAAGCTTTTCCAGGCCATATTTGAAAGGAAGATTAAAGCGTTCCTTACTGTTTTTGAAGATATAGGCAACATGGATCTTCCCTTCGAAGAGAAATTGAAGAGGATTATTGATAATCATTTTGAACTTATTTCAGTCAATTCCCGCCTTCCCTTCTTTATTCTGAATGAGATGACAACAAATCCATCAAGGATCGGAATACTGAAGGAGAAGTTTGCCCCCATGGCAACAAATGTATACAGCCGCCTGGATTCTGATATGAAAAAGGCCATACAAGAGGGGAAAATCCGAAAAATGGAGACTCTGGAACTGTTCATCACAATTTTATCTCTTAATATTTCGGTCTTTTTACTCCATCCGATCCTGAAGGAAGTCCTTGATTTAAAAAAGGAAAAGTTCAGAGAATATGCCCGGAAAAGAAAAAAGCAAAACATTGAAATAATTCTGAACAGCCTGACACCAGAAAAAAGAGGAAACTATGAAAAAAAAGTTTTTACTAGGATTGGCATTGATGATAGGAGCCTCCCTTCATGCCCAGATAAGCCTGGAAGAGTGCCAGATAAAAGCTCTGGAGCTCTATCCCTCGATACGACAGTCGGGGCTGATAGAAAAAGCCCGGAACTTCTCTCTGGACGGAGCCAATACGATGTATATGCCCCGTTTGACCCTGTCGGGTAA